In the Sebastes fasciatus isolate fSebFas1 chromosome 20, fSebFas1.pri, whole genome shotgun sequence genome, one interval contains:
- the LOC141759014 gene encoding PI-PLC X domain-containing protein 1-like: MALRGNKGRKEGWESPWQKFEIKIGKREVTSYSDWMSQLPPELHDIHLYNLAIPGSHNSMNYDLDINSAIIEPKRMTFSSKIYLVRIIVRNWAITQEESITKQLDAGVHYIDLRIARKPRDTDPTRLYFYHGLYTRTHVETALKVINDWAERHPKEILILALSHFKGFNEKIEEQLHSHLISFIMTLFGAKLFYKTEHPTLRRCWDKGRNVIVSYEYPALADLHIEIWSKIPYIYGNSMDTRKVYTCVA, from the exons ATGGCCTTAAGag GTAATAAAGGACGCAAGGAAGGCTGGGAATCACCTTGGCAGA AATTTGAGATAAAAATAGGCAAAAGAGAAGTCACAAGCTACAGTGACTGGATGTCGCAACTACCACCTGAACTCCACGACATTCATCTCTATAATCTGGCCATACCAG GTAGCCACAACTCAATGAACTATGACTTGGACATCAACTCGGCTATAATAGAACCCAAGAGAATGACATTTTCGAGCAAGATTTATCTTGTGCGTATAATTGTGCGCAACTGGGCGATCACTCAG GAGGAGAGCATCACCAAGCAGCTGGATGCAGGAGTTCACTACATTGACCTGAGGATCGCTCGCAAGCCGCGTGACACCGACCCCACTAGGCTTTACTTTTATCATGGGCTGTACACACGGACTCATGTTGAG ACCGCTCTCAAGGTCATAAATGACTGGGCAGAGAGGCACCCCAAAGAGATCCTCATCCTGGCTTTATCCCACTTCAAAGGGTTTAACGAAAAGATTGAAGAGCAGCTCCACAGCCATCTTATCAGCTTCATCATGACCTTGTTTGGAGCCAAACTCTTCTATAAAACG GAGCACCCTACCCTGAGGAGATGCTGGGACAAAGGCAGAAACGTCATAGTTTCATACGAGTATCCGGCACTGGCAGATCTGCACATTGAGATATGGAGTAAAATACCTTATATCTATGGCAATAGTATGGACACCAGAAAA GTTTATACGTGTGTGGCCTGA